From Rudanella lutea DSM 19387, a single genomic window includes:
- a CDS encoding TldD/PmbA family protein: MAIILTEAEAKTLLQKVLSYSKADECEANLSGDIRGNIRYARNAVSTSGSRANQNLVVQSAFGKKVGTATIDEFDDASLEKVVRRAEELARLAPENPEWVGILGPQTYLKSNGYFESTAKLTAEDRAEAVAKSLELTRTQNLTAAGFLEDFKGYQAMMNSKGLFAYYPSTNINFSLTVRTDDGKGSGYVAKGYSDVSKLDTAAATRIAAQKAAASANAQALEPGKYTVILEPTAGAVLMEQLFFSMDARSADEGRSFLSKPGGKTKLGEKIVDPRVTIYSDPTHPELPASPWAGDGQPQTRINWIEKGIVKNMAYSRYWAQKQGKKPVPFPNNVMMAGGTASLEDMIKSTQRGILVTKLWYIREVDPQTLLYTGLTRDGTFYIENGKIKHAVKNFRFNESPVIMLNNLETLGRPERVVSTESDGNYLIPPMKIREFTFSSLSDAV; the protein is encoded by the coding sequence ATGGCAATCATTCTAACCGAAGCAGAAGCCAAAACGCTTCTCCAAAAAGTCCTCAGCTACTCGAAAGCTGACGAGTGTGAGGCAAACCTGTCGGGTGATATTCGGGGCAACATTCGGTATGCCCGCAATGCCGTATCGACCAGCGGCTCCCGGGCCAATCAGAATCTGGTGGTGCAGTCGGCGTTTGGCAAAAAAGTGGGTACCGCAACCATCGACGAGTTTGATGATGCCTCGCTCGAAAAAGTAGTTCGTCGGGCGGAGGAACTGGCTCGGCTGGCCCCCGAAAACCCCGAGTGGGTCGGAATTTTAGGGCCGCAGACCTACCTCAAAAGTAACGGCTACTTTGAATCGACGGCTAAGCTCACCGCCGAAGACCGGGCCGAAGCCGTAGCCAAAAGCCTGGAGCTAACCCGTACGCAGAACCTGACTGCGGCTGGTTTTCTGGAAGATTTCAAAGGCTACCAGGCCATGATGAATTCGAAGGGCCTGTTTGCGTATTACCCCAGCACCAACATCAACTTTTCGCTCACCGTACGGACGGACGATGGCAAAGGATCGGGCTATGTAGCCAAGGGGTACTCCGACGTTAGCAAGCTCGATACAGCCGCGGCTACCCGCATTGCGGCTCAGAAAGCGGCTGCTTCGGCCAACGCACAGGCTCTTGAACCGGGCAAGTACACCGTGATTCTGGAGCCAACGGCTGGCGCTGTGCTCATGGAACAACTGTTTTTCTCAATGGACGCCCGCTCGGCCGACGAAGGACGGAGTTTTCTGAGCAAGCCCGGTGGTAAAACCAAGTTGGGCGAGAAAATTGTAGACCCCCGCGTCACGATTTACTCTGACCCCACCCACCCCGAACTGCCAGCCTCACCGTGGGCGGGCGACGGACAGCCGCAGACCCGCATCAACTGGATTGAGAAAGGTATTGTGAAAAACATGGCCTACTCGCGCTACTGGGCTCAGAAGCAGGGCAAAAAGCCGGTGCCCTTTCCGAACAATGTGATGATGGCGGGCGGAACGGCCTCGCTCGAAGACATGATCAAAAGCACACAGCGCGGTATTCTGGTTACCAAACTGTGGTACATCCGGGAAGTTGACCCGCAGACGCTGCTGTATACGGGCCTCACCCGCGACGGAACGTTCTACATCGAAAACGGCAAAATCAAACATGCCGTGAAAAACTTCCGGTTCAACGAGAGCCCCGTTATCATGCTCAATAACCTCGAAACCCTCGGTCGGCCCGAGCGGGTCGTAAGTACTGAGTCGGACGGAAACTATCTTATTCCGCCCATGAAAATTCGGGAGTTCACGTTTTCAAGTTTGTCCGACGCCGTATAA
- a CDS encoding TldD/PmbA family protein: MNRRNFIQQAGLGVGALMGASVPIVGNAVPLERLLEPGVDVAIKKRMADIALNAARSRGATYTDVRIGRYLQQFLFTREKQVQTITNAESYGVGIRVIANGTWGFSATSDVTPDGIAKCAETAVAIAKANSKIQTEPVQLAPQKGVGEVTWKTPLTKNAFEIPVQQKVDLLMKVNNAALDNGAAFVTSNLFFINEQKYFASTDGSYIDQDVHRIWPTFTVTAVDRAAGKFKTRDALSSPMGMGYEYLDGLASEKIPGPNGLVGYRNSYDMVEDATLAAKQAKEKMTAKSVEAGKYDLVLDPNHLGLTIHESVGHPLELDRVLGYEANYAGTSFATLDKWQSKNFKYGSPIVNIVADKTQVGSLGAVGYDDEGVPAKEWNLIKDGILVNYQAIRDQVAIIGEKESHGCCYADNWDSVQFQRMPNVSLKPSTEKRSVQDMIKGVDKGIYIIGRGSFSIDQQRYNFQFGGQLFYEIKNGQIAGMLDDVAYQANTLEFWNSCAQLCDKDDYRTFGSFFDGKGQPSQVSAVSHGSPTTRFNGVNVINTRRKI, from the coding sequence ATGAATCGAAGAAACTTCATTCAACAGGCGGGGCTGGGCGTAGGAGCACTCATGGGCGCGTCAGTTCCGATTGTCGGAAATGCCGTACCCCTCGAACGCTTGCTCGAACCCGGAGTCGATGTGGCCATCAAAAAACGTATGGCCGATATTGCCCTCAACGCGGCCCGGAGCCGGGGCGCCACCTACACCGATGTGCGGATCGGGCGCTACCTCCAGCAGTTTCTGTTTACCCGCGAAAAGCAGGTGCAGACCATCACCAACGCAGAGAGTTATGGCGTGGGTATCCGGGTGATCGCCAACGGCACCTGGGGCTTCTCGGCTACTTCCGACGTCACCCCCGACGGTATTGCCAAGTGCGCCGAAACCGCCGTAGCCATTGCCAAGGCCAACTCAAAAATTCAGACTGAGCCCGTGCAGCTGGCCCCGCAAAAAGGCGTAGGCGAGGTGACCTGGAAAACGCCCCTGACCAAAAACGCGTTTGAGATTCCGGTGCAGCAAAAAGTTGATCTGCTGATGAAGGTCAACAATGCGGCCCTCGACAACGGCGCGGCTTTTGTGACCTCCAACCTGTTCTTCATCAACGAACAGAAGTACTTTGCCTCGACTGATGGCTCGTACATCGATCAGGATGTGCACCGGATCTGGCCTACGTTTACCGTAACGGCGGTTGACCGGGCGGCCGGTAAGTTCAAAACCCGCGATGCCCTCAGCTCACCCATGGGTATGGGCTACGAATACCTCGATGGGTTGGCTTCCGAAAAAATCCCCGGTCCCAACGGGCTGGTTGGCTACCGGAACTCGTACGACATGGTCGAAGACGCTACCCTCGCTGCCAAACAGGCGAAGGAGAAGATGACCGCCAAGTCGGTAGAGGCTGGTAAGTACGACCTTGTACTCGACCCCAACCACCTCGGCCTGACCATTCACGAGTCGGTGGGGCACCCCCTCGAACTCGACCGCGTACTCGGCTACGAGGCCAACTACGCCGGTACCAGCTTTGCTACCCTCGACAAGTGGCAGTCGAAAAACTTCAAATACGGTAGCCCGATTGTCAATATCGTGGCCGACAAAACCCAGGTCGGTTCGCTCGGGGCTGTTGGGTACGACGACGAAGGCGTACCGGCCAAAGAGTGGAATCTGATCAAAGACGGCATTCTGGTCAATTACCAGGCCATTCGGGATCAGGTGGCCATCATTGGTGAGAAAGAGTCGCACGGTTGCTGCTACGCCGACAACTGGGATTCGGTGCAGTTTCAGCGGATGCCCAACGTATCGCTCAAGCCCAGCACCGAGAAGCGTTCGGTACAGGACATGATCAAGGGTGTCGACAAGGGCATATACATCATTGGCCGGGGTTCGTTCTCAATTGATCAGCAGCGCTACAACTTCCAGTTTGGCGGGCAGCTGTTTTACGAGATCAAAAATGGTCAGATCGCGGGTATGCTCGACGACGTGGCGTATCAGGCCAACACCCTGGAGTTTTGGAACTCGTGCGCCCAGCTTTGCGACAAAGACGACTACCGTACGTTTGGGTCGTTTTTCGATGGCAAAGGTCAGCCCTCGCAGGTCAGCGCCGTATCACACGGTAGCCCGACTACGCGCTTCAATGGGGTCAATGTGATTAATACCAGACGGAAAATCTAA
- a CDS encoding OmpA family protein, whose protein sequence is MTRYRTFLSVLATFLWVAVVWAESPANGPRTKKNAGRRQTVTATAPKAVPPKVPLVTPDSLLRQADRMVSWKAYGRAIDIYTQLLADTEGPLNAAQRTAATVGLANAYRLVGDNTKAEKYYRDWLARVPATERRPQPVLQLAQTLAANGKFKEAEGFYEEYNQLLDAQKARRAAEVTTEAGQRSRSSQPVQYRLESLELNTKNEEFSPMYYRNGLVYVAGSKGGSAIETAGSGGGSGYLDLLYIPNRNDILASTIIGPDGSEIKADNPRNRRRNRVGEDAYTRPTSNDSKTVPSFSGGIRASEGLGYDARPVSAAQQFSKSLNTRYHEGPATFYADGSRIIFTRNNYNDGKARKSAEGVNKLKLYTAEQQNGAWVNVEEMPFNSDEYSVGHPTLTRDGRTLYFASDMPGGQGGSDIYVTQYGNGRWSKPVNLGATVNSKGNELFPFVDEAGNLYFASDGKRGLGGLDIFMATMAGTAPQTVEHLDAPINSPQDDFGLITDANRQSGYFSTNRRNGSDDIMRFVRQSSLYACRDLTIRLYDADTDQPLDSVQVDVVGRTEGGEDQQLLTDKNGLVRLCLQGDSEFRFVSSRDGYVSSTVGFSTQGLTDDQPSRLEIGLSKPTLMIDTVYTAAPGSAADIATLTRSRIRGIVATERDQRPIEGVTVTLRNECDKSVQSVVTGPDGVYVFDLTEGCDYTLVTRKPTYGTSTKKIKKLPKKSKPKQVEADVRMFSVGDVVTLDNIYYDLDKSSIRTDAARELDKLVSTMRRYPSLVIEVRSHTDSKGDAAYNRELSTRRARSVADYLVSKGISRKRITARGYGESMLLNNCTDGVICTEDEHQRNRRTEFKVLAIK, encoded by the coding sequence ATGACTCGCTATAGGACATTTCTGAGCGTGCTGGCAACCTTTTTGTGGGTGGCGGTGGTATGGGCCGAAAGCCCGGCCAACGGTCCGCGCACAAAAAAGAACGCCGGGCGTCGTCAGACCGTGACGGCTACTGCCCCCAAAGCAGTGCCCCCCAAAGTGCCTCTTGTAACGCCCGACTCGCTGTTGCGGCAGGCCGACCGAATGGTCAGCTGGAAGGCGTACGGCCGGGCGATCGACATCTACACGCAGTTGCTGGCCGATACGGAGGGCCCTTTGAATGCAGCCCAGCGCACGGCCGCTACGGTTGGCCTTGCTAATGCCTACCGGTTGGTGGGCGATAATACAAAGGCCGAAAAGTACTACCGCGACTGGCTCGCCAGGGTACCTGCCACCGAACGCCGACCGCAGCCAGTGTTGCAGTTGGCCCAAACTCTGGCTGCCAACGGCAAGTTTAAAGAAGCAGAAGGGTTTTACGAGGAATACAACCAGTTGCTCGATGCGCAGAAAGCGCGCCGGGCAGCCGAGGTGACCACCGAGGCCGGGCAACGCTCGCGGAGTAGTCAGCCGGTGCAATACCGGCTCGAAAGCCTCGAACTGAACACCAAAAACGAAGAGTTCAGCCCGATGTATTACCGCAACGGGCTGGTGTACGTGGCCGGTAGCAAAGGCGGATCGGCTATCGAAACGGCCGGGAGTGGGGGCGGTTCGGGCTACCTCGACCTCTTGTATATTCCGAACCGGAACGATATTCTGGCGTCGACTATTATTGGCCCCGATGGCTCGGAAATTAAGGCCGATAACCCGCGTAACCGTCGTCGGAATCGGGTAGGTGAAGATGCCTATACCCGCCCAACCTCCAATGATTCGAAAACGGTGCCGAGCTTTTCGGGCGGTATTCGGGCGTCGGAAGGGCTGGGTTACGATGCCCGCCCGGTCAGTGCGGCTCAGCAGTTCAGCAAATCGCTCAATACGCGCTACCACGAGGGCCCGGCTACGTTTTATGCCGATGGCTCGCGGATTATTTTTACCCGCAACAACTACAATGACGGCAAAGCCCGCAAAAGTGCCGAGGGCGTAAATAAACTGAAGCTCTACACGGCCGAGCAGCAAAACGGGGCATGGGTCAACGTCGAAGAGATGCCCTTTAACAGCGACGAGTATTCGGTGGGCCACCCTACGCTAACCCGCGACGGCCGCACGCTCTACTTTGCGTCGGATATGCCCGGCGGACAGGGAGGCAGTGATATTTACGTCACCCAGTACGGGAACGGACGCTGGTCGAAACCCGTCAATCTGGGGGCTACGGTTAACTCAAAAGGAAATGAGCTGTTTCCGTTTGTGGATGAAGCCGGTAATCTTTACTTCGCATCTGACGGCAAACGCGGGCTGGGAGGACTCGATATTTTCATGGCTACGATGGCTGGCACGGCTCCCCAAACTGTTGAACACCTCGATGCGCCCATCAACTCGCCACAGGACGATTTTGGTCTGATTACCGACGCCAACCGGCAGTCGGGTTACTTTAGCACTAACCGGCGCAATGGTAGCGACGATATTATGCGGTTTGTGCGGCAGAGCTCGCTCTACGCCTGCCGCGACCTTACCATCCGACTCTATGACGCCGACACCGATCAGCCGCTCGATAGTGTGCAGGTTGATGTGGTGGGCCGTACCGAAGGGGGCGAAGACCAGCAACTGCTGACCGATAAAAACGGGCTTGTACGGCTTTGTTTGCAGGGCGATAGCGAGTTTCGGTTTGTATCGTCGCGCGATGGATACGTGAGCAGTACCGTGGGTTTTTCAACACAAGGCCTCACCGATGACCAGCCCAGCCGGTTGGAAATCGGCCTGAGCAAACCCACTCTCATGATCGACACGGTGTACACGGCGGCACCGGGCTCGGCCGCTGACATAGCTACCCTGACCCGCTCGCGTATCCGGGGTATAGTGGCTACTGAGCGCGATCAGCGACCTATCGAAGGCGTGACGGTGACTCTCCGGAATGAATGTGACAAAAGCGTACAGTCGGTGGTGACAGGCCCCGATGGGGTATATGTTTTTGACCTGACCGAAGGCTGCGATTACACCCTCGTTACCCGTAAGCCAACCTACGGCACCAGCACGAAGAAAATCAAGAAGCTTCCCAAGAAATCGAAGCCAAAACAGGTTGAAGCCGACGTACGTATGTTCAGCGTGGGCGATGTAGTCACGCTCGACAATATTTACTACGATCTGGACAAATCGAGTATTCGTACCGATGCGGCCCGCGAGCTCGACAAGCTGGTGTCGACCATGCGCCGGTATCCATCGCTCGTGATCGAGGTTCGGTCGCATACCGACAGCAAGGGCGACGCGGCCTACAACCGGGAGCTGTCGACACGCAGGGCGCGGTCGGTGGCCGATTATTTGGTGTCCAAGGGCATCAGTCGCAAACGCATCACGGCGCGCGGCTACGGTGAGTCGATGCTGTTGAACAACTGCACCGATGGGGTCATCTGTACCGAAGACGAGCATCAGCGCAACCGCCGGACGGAGTTTAAAGTGTTGGCAATCAAATAA
- a CDS encoding TldD/PmbA family protein, with the protein MNRRHFNQLLGMGTAGLVLPSLPSLGRSVAPEALLEPGLDVALKKRLADAALNAAKSKGATYADVRIGRYLNQFVVTREDKVQNIANTESYGVGVRVIANGCWGFAAAADAKSEADMARAAEQAVAIAKANARLLKEPVQLAPQPGYGEVSWKAPIQKNAFEVPVKEKVDLLLGVNAAAMKNGANYVNSVLFMVNEQKYIATTDGTYADQDIHRIWPIFNVTCIDAKSGKFETRNALSAPVGMGYEYLQTNPSDKVTGITTRYNKGYDMLEDVTAAAQQARQKLTAKSVEAGKYDLILDPSHLWLTIHESVGHPLELDRVLGYEANFAGTSFATLDKWQSKNFQYGSKIVNFVADKQQVGSLGAVGYDDEGVKTKKWDLVRDGVLVNYQAIRDQAAIIGEKESHGCCYADSWGTVQFQRMPNVSLEAGKTPLSVQDMIKDVKKGIYIIGDGSFSIDQQRYNFQFGGQLYYEIKDGQIAGMLKDVAYQSNTQEFWNSCAAICDERDYRLGGSFFDGKGQPSQSSAVSHGSATTRFNGVNVINTARKI; encoded by the coding sequence ATGAACCGCCGACACTTTAATCAACTCCTGGGCATGGGCACTGCCGGTCTGGTACTGCCCAGCCTACCCTCGCTGGGGCGATCCGTAGCCCCGGAAGCCTTGCTGGAGCCGGGGCTCGATGTAGCCCTCAAAAAGCGGCTGGCCGATGCGGCTCTCAACGCGGCTAAGTCGAAAGGGGCTACCTATGCCGACGTGCGTATTGGGCGCTACCTGAATCAGTTTGTAGTTACCCGCGAAGACAAAGTGCAGAACATCGCCAATACCGAGAGTTACGGGGTTGGGGTTCGGGTAATTGCCAACGGTTGCTGGGGGTTTGCGGCTGCGGCCGATGCCAAAAGCGAAGCCGATATGGCCCGCGCGGCCGAACAGGCCGTGGCCATTGCCAAAGCGAACGCCCGGCTGCTGAAAGAACCCGTACAACTGGCTCCGCAGCCCGGCTACGGCGAGGTTTCGTGGAAGGCTCCCATCCAGAAAAACGCGTTTGAAGTTCCGGTCAAAGAAAAAGTAGACCTGCTGCTGGGTGTCAATGCCGCAGCCATGAAAAACGGGGCCAATTACGTGAATTCGGTGCTGTTTATGGTGAACGAGCAGAAGTACATTGCCACCACCGACGGGACCTACGCCGATCAGGATATTCACCGAATCTGGCCGATTTTCAACGTTACCTGCATCGACGCGAAATCGGGGAAGTTTGAAACCCGTAACGCCCTGAGTGCTCCGGTGGGTATGGGCTATGAGTACCTGCAAACCAACCCGTCTGACAAAGTAACCGGTATCACGACCCGCTACAACAAGGGGTACGATATGCTCGAAGACGTGACAGCGGCCGCTCAGCAGGCCCGGCAAAAACTGACCGCCAAGTCGGTAGAAGCGGGTAAGTACGACCTCATACTCGACCCCAGTCACCTGTGGCTCACCATTCACGAGTCGGTGGGGCACCCTCTCGAACTCGACCGCGTGCTCGGCTACGAAGCCAACTTTGCGGGTACCAGTTTTGCCACGCTCGACAAGTGGCAGTCGAAAAACTTCCAGTACGGCAGCAAGATTGTCAACTTCGTGGCCGATAAGCAGCAGGTTGGCTCGCTTGGGGCTGTTGGGTACGACGATGAAGGCGTGAAAACCAAAAAGTGGGACCTCGTGCGCGATGGCGTACTGGTCAACTACCAGGCCATTCGGGATCAGGCGGCCATCATCGGCGAGAAAGAATCGCACGGTTGCTGCTATGCCGATTCGTGGGGTACGGTGCAGTTTCAGCGGATGCCCAACGTATCGCTCGAAGCGGGCAAAACACCGCTCTCGGTGCAGGATATGATCAAGGATGTGAAAAAAGGTATTTACATCATTGGCGACGGCTCGTTCTCTATCGATCAGCAACGCTACAACTTCCAGTTTGGCGGGCAACTGTACTACGAAATCAAAGACGGACAGATTGCCGGTATGCTCAAAGACGTGGCCTACCAGTCGAACACGCAGGAGTTCTGGAACTCGTGTGCCGCCATTTGCGACGAGCGCGATTACCGGCTCGGCGGTAGCTTCTTCGACGGTAAGGGGCAACCGAGTCAGAGCAGCGCGGTGTCGCATGGGTCGGCCACTACGCGGTTCAACGGGGTTAATGTGATCAATACGGCACGGAAGATTTAA
- a CDS encoding TldD/PmbA family protein: MAILSKEEAKRIVDKVLSFAKADETSVTISGGRTGNIRYARNSVSTSGESNNLSLAVTSVFGKRSGTATINELDDDSLARTVRRAEEIARLAPENPEYVPMLGPQKYLNTKPYAETTAKIDPAYRAQAAFDSLDPCRKKNLTAAGYLEDSTGFFALANSKGLWAYNQQTSAEFSITVRTADGLGSGYATRDVTDVSKLSTREATEIAMQKAMASVSARALEPGKYTVIMEPAALVSNTDASLMAALVRSMDARSADEGRSFLSKKGGGTRLGEKLFDERVTIYSDPMNPEVPTSAFAGDGRPLERVTWIEKGVVKNMSYSRYWAEKKGVAAIPPGGNFIMEGGTQSLADMIKSTEKGILVTRLWYIRPVDPQTLLYTGLTRDGTFYIENGQIKFPVKNFRFNESPVIMLNNLEAIGRPVRIGGNLVPPLKIRDFTFSSLSDAV; encoded by the coding sequence ATGGCTATTTTAAGTAAAGAAGAAGCCAAGCGGATTGTTGATAAAGTGTTGAGCTTTGCCAAAGCCGACGAAACAAGCGTCACCATCTCGGGTGGGCGCACGGGCAACATCCGCTACGCCCGCAACTCGGTATCGACGAGTGGCGAAAGCAATAACCTGTCGCTGGCGGTCACCTCTGTTTTCGGAAAGCGCAGCGGTACGGCAACCATCAACGAACTGGACGATGACTCGCTTGCCCGGACCGTTCGGCGGGCCGAAGAAATTGCCCGGCTGGCCCCCGAAAACCCGGAGTACGTGCCGATGCTGGGGCCACAAAAGTATCTGAACACGAAGCCCTACGCCGAAACTACTGCCAAGATAGACCCGGCTTACCGGGCCCAGGCGGCTTTTGATAGCCTGGACCCCTGCCGTAAGAAAAACCTTACTGCGGCCGGTTACCTCGAAGATTCGACCGGGTTTTTTGCGCTCGCCAACAGCAAAGGCCTGTGGGCTTACAATCAGCAGACATCCGCCGAGTTTTCGATCACCGTCCGCACGGCCGATGGTCTGGGCTCGGGTTATGCCACCCGCGACGTTACCGATGTATCGAAGCTGAGCACCCGCGAGGCCACCGAAATTGCCATGCAGAAAGCCATGGCCTCGGTGAGTGCGCGCGCGCTGGAGCCGGGCAAGTACACCGTGATTATGGAACCGGCCGCCCTCGTGTCGAATACCGATGCCTCGCTGATGGCCGCATTGGTTCGGTCGATGGATGCCCGCTCGGCCGACGAGGGGCGTTCGTTTTTGAGTAAAAAAGGGGGTGGTACCCGCCTGGGCGAAAAACTCTTCGATGAGCGCGTCACGATTTATTCGGACCCCATGAACCCCGAAGTGCCTACATCGGCCTTTGCGGGCGATGGCCGTCCGCTGGAGCGGGTCACCTGGATTGAGAAAGGGGTCGTCAAAAACATGTCGTATTCGCGGTATTGGGCCGAGAAAAAAGGGGTAGCGGCTATTCCGCCGGGGGGTAATTTTATCATGGAAGGCGGCACCCAATCGCTGGCCGACATGATCAAGAGCACCGAGAAGGGTATTCTGGTAACGCGCCTGTGGTACATCCGGCCGGTTGACCCGCAAACACTGCTGTACACAGGCCTCACCCGCGATGGAACGTTCTACATCGAAAATGGGCAGATCAAGTTCCCGGTGAAAAACTTCCGGTTCAACGAGAGCCCCGTTATCATGCTCAACAATCTCGAAGCCATTGGCCGGCCGGTACGGATTGGGGGTAACCTGGTTCCACCGCTCAAAATCCGCGACTTCACGTTCTCCAGCTTGTCTGACGCTGTTTAA
- a CDS encoding cytochrome c oxidase subunit 3 has translation MSNVFTKRREPFRFMVWLGIGGSVLLFTILLTTYIVRSTGPGWAEVRLPNVFLISTVVILLSSFTLHNANRAFQTERFALYRTNMGMTLVLGTLFILLQGWGWRQMVVAGVGLEGNPAGGFVYILSGLHLLHILIGLIFLVIALLEAMRRRQYVDSFVYSVNPPNQLKLKLISLYWHFVDILWVALFLFLLLHHSLNWNLMA, from the coding sequence ATGAGTAATGTCTTTACCAAACGGCGGGAGCCGTTCCGTTTCATGGTTTGGCTCGGCATTGGGGGTAGCGTGTTGCTCTTCACCATTTTGCTGACCACCTACATTGTCCGAAGCACCGGGCCCGGCTGGGCCGAGGTTCGGTTACCCAATGTGTTTCTGATTAGTACCGTGGTGATTCTGCTCAGCAGTTTTACCCTGCACAATGCGAATCGGGCGTTTCAGACCGAGCGGTTTGCTCTGTACCGAACCAACATGGGTATGACCCTCGTGTTGGGAACGCTGTTTATCCTGTTGCAGGGTTGGGGCTGGCGACAAATGGTGGTAGCGGGCGTTGGGCTGGAGGGAAATCCGGCCGGGGGCTTTGTCTATATTTTGTCGGGCCTGCACCTGCTTCATATTCTGATCGGCCTTATTTTTCTGGTGATTGCGTTGCTCGAAGCCATGCGCCGTCGACAATACGTCGACTCGTTTGTGTACAGCGTAAACCCACCCAATCAGCTCAAGCTCAAGCTGATCTCATTGTACTGGCATTTTGTGGATATCCTGTGGGTAGCTCTGTTTTTGTTTCTGTTGCTGCATCACAGCCTCAACTGGAATCTGATGGCCTGA
- the ispE gene encoding 4-(cytidine 5'-diphospho)-2-C-methyl-D-erythritol kinase: protein MLGFPNCKINIGLQITQRRPDGYHNLQSCFYPVGWSDVLEIISVSANDAPVPVQFTATGIPIPGDPSASNNLCVRAYEALRADFDLPPVKMHLHKIVPIGAGLGGGSADAALTLKHLNGMFELGLSLAQLEEYARPLGADCAFFIQNRPLYCVEKGDVFESLAVDLTGYHIVLVYPNLAISTAEAYAGVRPHQPDVPLRTLLEAPLSEWRHTVHNDFEDSLFPRYPVLGELKAQLYELGAVYAAMTGSGSTVYGIFGAEPNGMAVFERYTTWQGKL from the coding sequence ATGCTCGGTTTTCCCAACTGTAAAATCAATATCGGTCTTCAGATTACCCAACGCCGACCCGACGGCTACCATAATCTCCAATCCTGTTTTTACCCGGTGGGTTGGTCCGACGTGCTGGAAATCATTTCCGTATCGGCCAATGATGCCCCGGTACCGGTGCAGTTTACCGCTACCGGGATTCCGATTCCCGGCGATCCCTCGGCGTCCAACAACCTTTGCGTGCGTGCCTACGAAGCCCTCCGGGCCGATTTTGACCTGCCGCCCGTAAAAATGCACCTGCACAAAATTGTCCCCATCGGGGCGGGGCTCGGCGGGGGCTCGGCCGATGCCGCCCTCACCCTCAAGCACCTCAATGGTATGTTTGAGCTGGGTCTGAGCCTGGCGCAACTGGAAGAGTACGCGCGCCCGCTCGGAGCCGACTGTGCATTTTTTATTCAGAATCGCCCTCTATACTGCGTGGAAAAAGGCGATGTGTTTGAGTCGCTTGCCGTTGACCTGACGGGGTATCATATCGTGCTGGTGTACCCAAATCTGGCCATTTCGACGGCCGAAGCTTACGCGGGTGTGCGCCCCCATCAGCCCGACGTACCCCTGCGCACCCTGCTCGAAGCTCCGCTGAGTGAGTGGCGGCACACGGTCCATAACGATTTTGAAGATAGTCTGTTTCCCCGGTACCCTGTTTTGGGTGAGCTGAAAGCCCAGTTGTACGAGTTGGGGGCGGTGTATGCCGCCATGACGGGCTCGGGCTCTACGGTTTACGGGATTTTTGGGGCCGAGCCGAACGGTATGGCCGTTTTTGAACGTTATACAACCTGGCAGGGGAAACTCTAA